One Acidobacteriaceae bacterium genomic region harbors:
- a CDS encoding arginine decarboxylase, pyruvoyl-dependent, whose translation MVPKRLFFTKGVGKHKERLTSFELALRDAGIAAQNLVRVSSIFPPQCKLVTRKEGLKYLHPGEVVFAVVAENSTREPHRLVVSSIGVAIPTDKNTYGYLSEHHSFGETEEQAGDYAEELAAEMLATTLDVEFDPDKGWDEKKEIYRMSDKIVRTANVTQSAVGDKNGRWTTTIAAAILIFDDK comes from the coding sequence ATGGTCCCCAAGCGCCTTTTTTTCACGAAGGGCGTTGGTAAACACAAGGAGCGTTTGACCTCCTTCGAATTGGCGCTTCGTGATGCAGGCATCGCTGCGCAAAATCTGGTGCGCGTGTCATCTATCTTTCCGCCACAGTGCAAACTCGTGACGCGCAAGGAAGGGCTGAAGTATCTGCATCCCGGCGAGGTGGTGTTTGCGGTCGTCGCGGAGAACTCGACGCGCGAGCCGCACCGGCTGGTGGTGAGCTCGATTGGCGTTGCGATCCCGACGGACAAAAACACCTACGGCTATCTGAGCGAGCACCACAGCTTCGGCGAGACAGAAGAGCAGGCCGGCGACTACGCTGAAGAGCTCGCCGCAGAGATGCTGGCGACGACGCTGGACGTTGAGTTCGATCCGGATAAGGGCTGGGACGAGAAGAAAGAGATCTATCGGATGTCGGACAAGATCGTCCGCACGGCAAACGTGACGCAGTCTGCCGTCGGCGATAAGAACGGCCGCTGGACGACAACGATCGCCGCGGCGATTCTGATCTTCGACGACAAGTAA